The following are encoded together in the Anoplopoma fimbria isolate UVic2021 breed Golden Eagle Sablefish chromosome 9, Afim_UVic_2022, whole genome shotgun sequence genome:
- the LOC129095856 gene encoding bifunctional apoptosis regulator-like, translated as MLNQMEWDSSDDGLEAPMDDPPHSSESPQSKPSTTNISEHEFSCHCCYDILVNPTTLTCGHNFCRHCLALWWESSRKNECPECREKWEGFPKINILLRDATDKLFSEVVQRRREEIQANPKISRSLLAFQRYGDNLGRSRTNQHKGAGFFFSGVLTALSCVALLVLVFHWSSGVVEQHDLLISKSVSLWAPEEVVSWLENLGPWAQLYREPFQQENVNGRLLLMLGDEELLKPPYNIENQAHRRAVLAELDRVKALGVKPPQNLWEYKATNAGKSLFLLYALKRSPRLTLFYLYLFDYSETFLPFLHTCCPAITHIGQSMESSFLSSQLEPSWRQWAEFLVKYLLLPYQLIAEFAWDWLAVHYWTSRFIIVNAMLLSVLEGCALWGLWTRARIRSLPRKMWNHLWKVLSQGFAFALLWPFVPQFVCNCLFYWALYFSPIINIDLVVQQLMHPETQAP; from the exons ATGTTGAACCAGATGGAGTGGGATTCATCCGATGATGGTCTGGAAGCACCGATGGACGACCCGCCTCACTCATCTGAATCTCCTCAGTCGAAGCCCTCCACCACCAACATCTCAGAACATGAATTCTCGTGCCACTGCTGCTACGACATCTTAGTGAACCCCACCACCTTGACCTGCGGCCATAACTTCTGCCGCCACTGTCTGGCTCTGTGGTGGGAGTCCTCACGCAAGAATGAGTGCCCAGAGTGCCGGGAGAAGTGGGAAGGCTTTCCTAAAATCAACATACTGCTGAG GGATGCAACTGACAAGCTGTTCAGTGAGGTCGTTCAgcggaggagagaagagatcCAGGCGAACCCCAAAATCTCCCGGAGCTTGCTGGCCTTCCAGAG GTACGGTGACAACTTGGGTAGATCGAGGACGAACCAGCACAAAGGAGcgggcttcttcttctctggagTCCTGACTGCACTCTCCTGTGTGGCT TTGCTGGTGCTGGTGTTCCACTGGAGCAGTGGTGTCGTCGAGCAGCACGACCTGTTGATCAGTAAATCGGTGTCTCTCTGGGCGCCGGAGGAAGTCGTGTCCTGGCTGGAGAACCTGGGGCCGTGGGCCCAGCTTTACAGGGAACCCTTCCAGCAGGAGAACGTCAACGGGAG GCTGCTGTTGATGCTGGGGGACGAAGAGTTGTTAAAGCCTCCGTACAACATCGAAAATCAGGCTCACCGACGGGCCGTTCTGGCCGAACTGGACAGAGTGAAAGCCCTGGGGGTCAAACCTCCGCAGAACCTCTGGGAATACAAG GCTACTAATGCGGGGAAGTCCCTGTTCCTGCTCTACGCACTGAAGCGCTCCCCTCGTCTCACACTCttctatttgtatttattcGACTACTCTGAAACCTTCCTGCCCTTCCTGCACACCTGCTGCCCGGCCATCACACACATCGGCCAGTCGATGGAGAGCAGCTTCCTCAGCTCACAG TTGGAGCCCAGTTGGCGACAGTGGGCAGAGTTTCTTGTGAAGTACCTGCTGCTTCCGTACCAGCTGATTGCAGAGTTTGCTTGGGACTGGCTGGCCGTCCACTACTGGACATCTCGCTTCATCATCGTTAACGCCATGCTGCTGTCTGTGCTGGAGGGCTGCGCCCTGTGGGGGCTCTGGACAAGAGCCAGGATCAG GTCTCTGCCTCGCAAGATGTGGAACCACCTGTGGAAGGTGTTATCGCAGGGCTTTGCCTTCGCCCTCCTGTGGCCTTTCGTCCCTCAGTTTGTGTGCAACTGCCTCTTCTACTGGGCTCTCTACTTCAGTCCCATCATCAACATAGACCTGGTGGTGCAGCAGCTCATGCACCCAGAGACACAGGCGCCGTAA